A DNA window from Castanea sativa cultivar Marrone di Chiusa Pesio chromosome 7, ASM4071231v1 contains the following coding sequences:
- the LOC142642979 gene encoding non-specific lipid transfer protein GPI-anchored 31-like — protein MAAKLNLSVILCVLAIWVVGYAQAAGSSHHAPAPSVDCSSLILNMADCLSYVTNGSTVTKPEGTCCVGLKTVLKADAECLCEAFKSSASLGVVLNVTKATALPTACKVSAPSASNCGLSLTPAGAPGPVSDLAPKPSPSSIAPAAAVGNENSPSPAPAASSGSGSSVLTISAGSLLVGYAVAAFF, from the exons ATGGCAGCAAAGCTAAACCTTTCAGTGATTCTGTGTGTATTGGCCATCTGGGTGGTTGGATATGCACAAGCTGCTGGGTCCTCGCACCACGCACCAGCACCATCAGTGGACTGTTCAAGCCTGATTTTGAACATGGCCGACTGTCTGTCCTATGTGACAAACGGAAGCACAGTGACAAAGCCAGAGGGGACTTGCTGTGTTGGTCTCAAAACTGTGTTGAAAGCTGATGCTGAGTGTCTCTGTGAGGCCTTCAAGAGCAGTGCTTCTTTGGGTGTTGTCTTGAATGTCACCAAGGCCACTGCCCTTCCTACTGCTTGCAAAGTCTCTGCCCCCTCTGCTTCCAACTGTGGAT TGTCTTTGACTCCTGCTGGTGCTCCTGGTCCTG TTTCAGACCTCGCACCTAAACCTTCTCCAAGTTCAATTGCTCCAGCTGCTGCAGTAGGGAATGAAAATTCACCATCTCCGGCTCCGGCGGCGAGCTCAGGCTCAGGTTCTTCTGTGCTCACTATTTCAGCTGGATCCCTACTTGTTGGCTATGCGGTCGCGGCATTTTTCTAG
- the LOC142641986 gene encoding uncharacterized protein LOC142641986 isoform X2, whose protein sequence is MSHLLFFFSHSPTATATATATPRSLTFSCFNLLPLHILHHHHHHPLPISKLKLRPIHHPILSKPISPSSSRPSCSSPEDLHLVSTTECSDGSVLFRFANASELEKIDEEEEEEKESNGYNHKDFQHNLYSDREQTSNPTEVDDQISISREITNTDTDTDSCVVKAAAVLHTKITESSANVIQDLGTNVHIQKDDSIEDGKYVIMSSKSEVDTSSVSLVLDEVSDFGKVSSPCEEVSGEKISGETRIQLKSSESESTVDQVSSSHASETSNMVNADKDHSVDTNTVVSLMTYMTDEKSNEGNVTQEMMDVSTSLEAKPVLDKEISHNPEHESVNADEIESSTVVMTPVATSLEAEPVFNEEIRRNPEDESVNADEIGSSTVLEDSVHSLYSKEEFSVCDAHGSNVAQLLTDPKAVELLSIESTSNGEQISTAGLILYSGAALLPHPSKALTGGEDAYFVAGQNWLGVADGVGQWSLEGINAGRYAQELLENCEKIVLDSESVSMTKPEEVLVRSAAESQSPGSSTVLVAYFDGQVLHVANIGDSGFIAIRNGAVFNRSSAMVHGFNFPLQIERDDDPTEFIEGYKIDLDEGDVIVTATDGLFDNLYEKEIASAVSNLLQASLKPQDIAEYLAMRAQEVGRSACVRTPFADAAQAAGYVGYTGGKLDDVTVIVSLVQKRSSCNSQ, encoded by the exons ATGTCTCATCTACTATTCTTCTTCTCACACTCtcccacagccacagccacagccactgCCACACCTCGCTCTCTCACCTTCTCTTGCTTCAACCTTTTACCTTTGCATatacttcatcatcatcatcaccatccaCTTCCAATTTCGAAACTGAAGCTAAGGCCAATCCACCATCCGATTCTTTCCAAACCCATCTCACCTTCAAGCTCAAGGCCTAGTTGTTCATCCCCAGAAGATCTTCACCTTGTTTCAACAACCG AATGTTCTGATGGCAGTGTGTTGTTCCGGTTTGCCAATGCGAGTGAGCTcgaaaaaattgatgaagaagaagaagaagaaaaagaatcaaATGGTTACAATCACAAGGACTTTCAACATAATTTGTATTCTGATAGAGAACAAACAAGTAACCCAACTGAAGTGGATGATCAAATTTCTATAAGCAGAGAGATTACTAATACCGATACTGATACTGATAGCTGCGTGGTGAAAGCAGCAGCCGTATTACATACCAAAATAACTGAGTCCTCTGCCAATGTTATTCAGGATTTAGGAACCAATGTGCATATACAGAAGGATGATTCTATTGAAGATGGTAAATATGTCATTATGAGTTCTAAGAGTGAAGTTGATACATCCAGTGTTTCTTTGGTTCTAGATGAGGTTTCAGATTTTGGAAAGGTTAGTAGTCCTTGTGAGGAAGTTTCAGGAGAGAAGATTTCTGGTGAAACTAGAATCCAACTGAAATCTTCTGAATCCGAGTCTACGGTTGATCAAGTATCCAGTAGTCATGCTTCTGAAACAAGTAACATGGTGAATGCTGATAAGGATCATAGTGTGGATACAAATACAGTGGTGAGTCTGATGACTTACATGACTGATGAAAAAAGTAATGAAGGCAATGTCACTCAAGAGATGATGGATGTGTCCACTTCATTAGAGGCCAAACCAGTTCTCGATAAGGAGATAAGCCATAATCCAGAGCATGAATCTGTTAATGCAGATGAAATTGAAAGCTCAACAGTG GTGATGACGCCTGTGGCCACTTCATTAGAGGCCGAACCAGTTTTCAACGAAGAGATAAGACGTAATCCAGAGGATGAATCTGTAAATGCAGATGAAATTGGAAGCTCAACAGTG TTAGAAGACAGTGTGCATTCCTTGTATTCAAAGGAAGAATTCTCTGTATGTGATGCACATGGAAGCAATGTTGCCCAATTATTAACAGATCCCAAAGCTGTAGAATTGCTTTCAATTGAGAGTACTTCGAATGG GGAGCAAATTTCCACAGCAGGACTTATCCTATATTCTGGTGCTGCTTTATTGCCACATCCCTCTAAG GCATTGACAGGTGGAGAGGATGCTTATTTTGTTGCTGGCCAGAACTGGCTAGGTGTGGCTGATGGAGTGGGTCAGTGGTCATTGGAAG GAATTAATGCCGGACGGTATGCCCAAGAGCTCTTGGAGAACTGTGAAAAGATAGTGTTAGACTCCGAAAGTGTTTCAATGACCAAACCAGAAGAAGTTCTTGTAAGAAGTGCTGCAGAATCACAATCTCCTGGATCATCTACTGTTTTGGTTGCTTACTTTGATGGTCAG GTTCTCCACGTGGCCAATATTGGAGACTCAGGATTTATAGCAATAAGAAATGGTGCTGTCTTTAACAGATCATCTGCAATGGTTCACGGATTCAATTTTCCATTACAGATTGAGAGAGATGACGATCCCACAGAATTCATAGAG GGTTACAAAATAGATCTGGATGAAGGAGATGTAATTGTCACTGCAACTGACGGCCTTTTTGACAACTTATATGAGAAAGAGATAGCTTCAGCTGTATCCAACTTATTGCAAGCCAGTTTGAAACCTCAG GATATAGCAGAGTACTTGGCCATGAGAGCTCAAGAAGTAGGGCGGTCAGCATGTGTAAGGACCCCATTTGCAGATGCAGCCCAGGCAGCAGGGTACGTGGGATATACTGGTGGCAAGCTCGATGATGTAACTGTCATTGTGTCATTAGTACAAAAGAGATCCAGCTGTAACTCACAGTAA
- the LOC142641986 gene encoding uncharacterized protein LOC142641986 isoform X1 has translation MSHLLFFFSHSPTATATATATPRSLTFSCFNLLPLHILHHHHHHPLPISKLKLRPIHHPILSKPISPSSSRPSCSSPEDLHLVSTTECSDGSVLFRFANASELEKIDEEEEEEKESNGYNHKDFQHNLYSDREQTSNPTEVDDQISISREITNTDTDTDSCVVKAAAVLHTKITESSANVIQDLGTNVHIQKDDSIEDGKYVIMSSKSEVDTSSVSLVLDEVSDFGKVSSPCEEVSGEKISGETRIQLKSSESESTVDQVSSSHASETSNMVNADKDHSVDTNTVVSLMTYMTDEKSNEGNVTQEMMDVSTSLEAKPVLDKEISHNPEHESVNADEIESSTVQVMTPVATSLEAEPVFNEEIRRNPEDESVNADEIGSSTVLEDSVHSLYSKEEFSVCDAHGSNVAQLLTDPKAVELLSIESTSNGEQISTAGLILYSGAALLPHPSKALTGGEDAYFVAGQNWLGVADGVGQWSLEGINAGRYAQELLENCEKIVLDSESVSMTKPEEVLVRSAAESQSPGSSTVLVAYFDGQVLHVANIGDSGFIAIRNGAVFNRSSAMVHGFNFPLQIERDDDPTEFIEGYKIDLDEGDVIVTATDGLFDNLYEKEIASAVSNLLQASLKPQDIAEYLAMRAQEVGRSACVRTPFADAAQAAGYVGYTGGKLDDVTVIVSLVQKRSSCNSQ, from the exons ATGTCTCATCTACTATTCTTCTTCTCACACTCtcccacagccacagccacagccactgCCACACCTCGCTCTCTCACCTTCTCTTGCTTCAACCTTTTACCTTTGCATatacttcatcatcatcatcaccatccaCTTCCAATTTCGAAACTGAAGCTAAGGCCAATCCACCATCCGATTCTTTCCAAACCCATCTCACCTTCAAGCTCAAGGCCTAGTTGTTCATCCCCAGAAGATCTTCACCTTGTTTCAACAACCG AATGTTCTGATGGCAGTGTGTTGTTCCGGTTTGCCAATGCGAGTGAGCTcgaaaaaattgatgaagaagaagaagaagaaaaagaatcaaATGGTTACAATCACAAGGACTTTCAACATAATTTGTATTCTGATAGAGAACAAACAAGTAACCCAACTGAAGTGGATGATCAAATTTCTATAAGCAGAGAGATTACTAATACCGATACTGATACTGATAGCTGCGTGGTGAAAGCAGCAGCCGTATTACATACCAAAATAACTGAGTCCTCTGCCAATGTTATTCAGGATTTAGGAACCAATGTGCATATACAGAAGGATGATTCTATTGAAGATGGTAAATATGTCATTATGAGTTCTAAGAGTGAAGTTGATACATCCAGTGTTTCTTTGGTTCTAGATGAGGTTTCAGATTTTGGAAAGGTTAGTAGTCCTTGTGAGGAAGTTTCAGGAGAGAAGATTTCTGGTGAAACTAGAATCCAACTGAAATCTTCTGAATCCGAGTCTACGGTTGATCAAGTATCCAGTAGTCATGCTTCTGAAACAAGTAACATGGTGAATGCTGATAAGGATCATAGTGTGGATACAAATACAGTGGTGAGTCTGATGACTTACATGACTGATGAAAAAAGTAATGAAGGCAATGTCACTCAAGAGATGATGGATGTGTCCACTTCATTAGAGGCCAAACCAGTTCTCGATAAGGAGATAAGCCATAATCCAGAGCATGAATCTGTTAATGCAGATGAAATTGAAAGCTCAACAGTG CAGGTGATGACGCCTGTGGCCACTTCATTAGAGGCCGAACCAGTTTTCAACGAAGAGATAAGACGTAATCCAGAGGATGAATCTGTAAATGCAGATGAAATTGGAAGCTCAACAGTG TTAGAAGACAGTGTGCATTCCTTGTATTCAAAGGAAGAATTCTCTGTATGTGATGCACATGGAAGCAATGTTGCCCAATTATTAACAGATCCCAAAGCTGTAGAATTGCTTTCAATTGAGAGTACTTCGAATGG GGAGCAAATTTCCACAGCAGGACTTATCCTATATTCTGGTGCTGCTTTATTGCCACATCCCTCTAAG GCATTGACAGGTGGAGAGGATGCTTATTTTGTTGCTGGCCAGAACTGGCTAGGTGTGGCTGATGGAGTGGGTCAGTGGTCATTGGAAG GAATTAATGCCGGACGGTATGCCCAAGAGCTCTTGGAGAACTGTGAAAAGATAGTGTTAGACTCCGAAAGTGTTTCAATGACCAAACCAGAAGAAGTTCTTGTAAGAAGTGCTGCAGAATCACAATCTCCTGGATCATCTACTGTTTTGGTTGCTTACTTTGATGGTCAG GTTCTCCACGTGGCCAATATTGGAGACTCAGGATTTATAGCAATAAGAAATGGTGCTGTCTTTAACAGATCATCTGCAATGGTTCACGGATTCAATTTTCCATTACAGATTGAGAGAGATGACGATCCCACAGAATTCATAGAG GGTTACAAAATAGATCTGGATGAAGGAGATGTAATTGTCACTGCAACTGACGGCCTTTTTGACAACTTATATGAGAAAGAGATAGCTTCAGCTGTATCCAACTTATTGCAAGCCAGTTTGAAACCTCAG GATATAGCAGAGTACTTGGCCATGAGAGCTCAAGAAGTAGGGCGGTCAGCATGTGTAAGGACCCCATTTGCAGATGCAGCCCAGGCAGCAGGGTACGTGGGATATACTGGTGGCAAGCTCGATGATGTAACTGTCATTGTGTCATTAGTACAAAAGAGATCCAGCTGTAACTCACAGTAA